From one Geoalkalibacter halelectricus genomic stretch:
- the yidD gene encoding membrane protein insertion efficiency factor YidD: protein MRTLCLGLIRFYQYFLSPLLGPSCRFHPTCSQYSLEAISKYGVLKGLVLGTRRLLKCHPFHPGGFDPLP, encoded by the coding sequence ATGCGCACTCTCTGCCTGGGTCTGATCCGATTCTATCAATACTTTCTGTCCCCGCTTCTAGGTCCTTCCTGCCGATTCCATCCCACGTGTTCCCAATACAGCCTGGAAGCCATCAGCAAGTACGGTGTGCTCAAGGGCCTGGTGTTGGGAACCCGGCGATTACTTAAATGTCATCCCTTTCATCCTGGCGGTTTCGATCCCCTGCCCTAA
- the mnmG gene encoding tRNA uridine-5-carboxymethylaminomethyl(34) synthesis enzyme MnmG, translating to MFPVHGKSYEVIVVGAGHAGCEAALAAARLGCATLLLTMNMDTVGLMSCNPAIGGLAKGHLVKEIDALGGEMGHNVDATGIQFRTLNTKKGPAVRASRAQADRNLYRMRMKQVVEDQPGLDLKQGSVKSLLLEGTRVVGVTTREGLSFAGRTVILTTGTFLQGLVHVGLTNFPSGRAGEPPSEGISDQLRALGLRVGRLKTGTPARLDANSIDFSRLEAQPGDDPPRPFSFMTRQITTPQVPCHITYTNARTHDIIRAGLDRSPLYTGKISGVGARYCPSIEDKVMRFPEKEQHQVFLEPEGLGTREVYPNGVSTSLPPDVQLAFLRTIAGLERVEIMRPGYAIEYDFFPPTQLRPTLETRAIAGLYHAGQVNGTSGYEEAAAQGLVAGINAALACRGTEPLVLTRDSSYIGVLIDDLVTLGTEEPYRMFTSRSEYRLLLREDNADERLTPLGRKMGLVDEQRWRQFCTKQDQVRRGRDLLAGQRIRPAQSEILERLGLGEMKNARTLEELLRRPEVSLVDLRDLEPELGTLPPAVAEQLEIRTKYAGYIARQQEMVERFRRTEEVRIPEGFDYRAVAGLTAEVREKLDRVRPLTLGQASRISGVTPAALAILSVALRRR from the coding sequence ATGTTTCCCGTTCATGGAAAGAGCTACGAGGTGATTGTCGTCGGCGCCGGTCATGCCGGTTGTGAGGCAGCCCTGGCGGCGGCCCGCCTGGGGTGCGCGACCCTGTTGCTGACCATGAATATGGATACCGTGGGTTTGATGTCGTGCAATCCGGCCATCGGCGGATTGGCCAAGGGGCATCTGGTCAAGGAAATCGATGCTCTAGGTGGAGAGATGGGCCACAATGTCGACGCCACCGGCATCCAGTTTCGAACCCTGAATACCAAAAAGGGGCCCGCGGTGCGTGCCTCGCGCGCCCAGGCGGATCGCAATCTGTACCGCATGCGCATGAAGCAGGTGGTTGAGGATCAGCCCGGTTTGGACCTGAAGCAGGGCAGTGTAAAATCCCTGCTGCTGGAAGGAACTAGGGTGGTCGGCGTGACCACCCGCGAAGGCTTGAGTTTTGCCGGGCGCACCGTGATTCTGACCACCGGCACCTTCCTTCAGGGGTTGGTGCATGTGGGGTTGACCAATTTTCCCTCGGGGCGGGCGGGCGAGCCGCCCTCCGAGGGAATTTCCGATCAGTTGCGTGCCCTGGGTCTCAGGGTCGGGCGGCTAAAAACCGGAACACCGGCGCGTCTTGACGCCAACAGTATTGATTTTTCCCGCCTCGAGGCGCAACCGGGAGACGACCCGCCGCGTCCCTTCTCCTTCATGACGCGGCAGATCACCACCCCGCAGGTGCCCTGTCATATCACCTACACCAATGCTCGCACTCATGACATCATCCGTGCCGGCCTTGATCGCTCGCCCCTCTACACGGGGAAGATTTCCGGAGTCGGAGCACGTTACTGCCCGTCCATCGAGGACAAGGTCATGCGCTTTCCGGAGAAGGAACAGCATCAGGTTTTTCTTGAGCCCGAGGGTCTCGGAACTCGCGAGGTGTATCCCAATGGGGTCTCCACCTCCCTGCCCCCCGATGTGCAACTGGCCTTTCTGCGCACCATTGCCGGACTTGAGCGGGTCGAGATCATGCGCCCCGGTTATGCCATCGAATATGATTTTTTTCCGCCGACCCAGCTGCGTCCGACCCTGGAAACGCGCGCCATCGCCGGTCTCTACCATGCCGGTCAGGTCAACGGCACTTCCGGATATGAGGAGGCGGCGGCCCAGGGGTTGGTCGCAGGCATCAACGCCGCCTTGGCCTGTCGCGGAACCGAGCCTCTGGTGTTGACCCGCGACAGCTCCTATATCGGTGTTCTGATCGACGATCTGGTGACCCTGGGCACCGAGGAGCCTTATCGCATGTTTACCTCACGCTCGGAATACCGCCTGCTGCTGCGCGAGGACAACGCCGATGAGCGCCTCACCCCTCTGGGCCGTAAGATGGGTCTGGTGGATGAGCAGCGCTGGCGCCAATTCTGTACCAAGCAGGACCAGGTGCGGCGGGGGCGGGACTTGCTGGCCGGGCAGCGGATTCGGCCGGCCCAATCCGAGATTCTGGAGCGCCTGGGTCTTGGAGAGATGAAAAATGCCCGAACCCTGGAGGAGCTTCTGCGCCGCCCCGAGGTCAGTCTCGTCGATCTGCGCGACCTTGAGCCGGAATTGGGAACTCTACCGCCGGCGGTAGCCGAGCAGTTGGAGATTCGTACCAAATACGCCGGCTACATCGCCCGCCAGCAGGAGATGGTGGAGCGCTTTCGTCGCACCGAGGAGGTGCGGATTCCGGAAGGTTTTGATTATCGCGCCGTTGCGGGGCTGACCGCCGAGGTGCGCGAAAAGCTCGACCGGGTGCGGCCCCTGACTCTGGGACAAGCATCGCGCATATCCGGAGTGACTCCCGCGGCTCTGGCCATTTTATCAGTGGCCCTGCGGAGGCGCTGA
- the mnmE gene encoding tRNA uridine-5-carboxymethylaminomethyl(34) synthesis GTPase MnmE, with translation MDYADRATIVGPATVFGQGGIGIVRISGDAARGLMERFFHPRRPVVGLDSHRFYYGVFGPSAQDPIDEVMAVFMQAPHSYTREDVVEIHCHGSAVVGRRVIEALVGAGCRLAHPGEFTLRAFLNGRIDLSQAEGVMELINSHSLLGQRQALRHLQGALGLRCQGLREALCQALAVVEAWIDFPEEDLDSESETRIHGLVGDALAQIEGLVASFQAGRILREGVAVLILGRPNVGKSSLLNALLGSDRAIVTDLPGTTRDTLEEHMDLGGLRVRFIDSAGLRQSCDPIEQEGVRRSRAKISEADLILFLVDGHQGLTAEDLDTYALCDPAKVFLVSNKCDLGLKPLDEKLPAAAFVHLSARTGQGLEELRAAIRGFFLDQSSLAGEEELYVTEERHRDCLQRCAASLRRALEAHEGGLSLEFVALELRQGLDHLGEITGETAPDEIINRIFSQFCIGK, from the coding sequence TTGGATTACGCCGATCGTGCCACTATCGTCGGTCCCGCCACGGTGTTTGGTCAGGGCGGAATCGGCATTGTCCGCATCTCCGGGGACGCGGCTCGCGGGCTCATGGAGCGCTTTTTTCACCCCCGGCGGCCGGTGGTCGGCCTTGACAGCCATCGCTTCTATTACGGTGTTTTTGGGCCCAGTGCCCAGGATCCCATTGATGAAGTGATGGCTGTTTTCATGCAGGCCCCCCATTCCTATACCCGCGAGGATGTGGTGGAGATTCATTGCCACGGCTCGGCGGTCGTGGGGCGGCGCGTGATTGAAGCGTTGGTCGGCGCCGGGTGCCGTCTTGCTCATCCGGGCGAATTCACCTTGCGCGCTTTTCTTAACGGGCGGATCGATCTAAGTCAGGCCGAGGGGGTGATGGAATTGATCAACTCCCACAGCCTGCTTGGGCAACGCCAAGCCTTGCGTCATTTGCAGGGCGCCCTCGGGCTGCGCTGCCAGGGCTTGCGCGAGGCCCTGTGTCAAGCACTGGCCGTGGTTGAGGCCTGGATTGACTTTCCCGAGGAGGATCTTGATTCGGAGTCCGAGACACGCATTCATGGCCTGGTCGGCGACGCCCTTGCTCAGATCGAAGGGTTGGTGGCCAGTTTTCAAGCCGGACGTATTCTGCGTGAGGGCGTTGCGGTATTGATCCTGGGACGCCCTAACGTGGGAAAGAGTTCTCTTCTCAACGCTCTTCTGGGCAGCGATCGCGCCATCGTCACCGACCTTCCCGGCACCACCCGCGACACTCTCGAAGAGCACATGGATCTTGGCGGTTTGCGGGTTCGTTTCATCGACAGTGCCGGTTTGCGCCAGAGCTGTGATCCCATCGAGCAGGAAGGGGTGCGGCGCAGCCGCGCCAAGATCAGCGAAGCCGACCTGATTCTCTTTTTGGTCGATGGGCATCAGGGTCTGACCGCTGAGGATCTGGACACCTATGCCCTTTGTGATCCCGCCAAGGTTTTTTTGGTCAGCAATAAATGCGATCTGGGTCTCAAGCCCTTGGACGAGAAACTGCCCGCAGCTGCTTTTGTGCATCTGTCCGCGCGCACCGGGCAGGGCTTGGAGGAGTTGCGCGCGGCGATTCGCGGATTCTTTCTCGATCAATCCAGTCTGGCCGGTGAAGAAGAGCTGTATGTGACCGAAGAGCGTCACCGCGACTGTTTGCAACGCTGTGCTGCGAGCCTGCGGCGGGCCCTGGAAGCCCATGAGGGCGGCTTGTCCCTGGAATTCGTTGCTCTGGAATTGCGCCAGGGGCTTGATCACCTGGGCGAAATTACTGGGGAAACCGCCCCTGATGAAATCATAAATCGAATTTTTTCCCAGTTCTGTATTGGAAAGTAA
- the rnpA gene encoding ribonuclease P protein component translates to MDKARRFALPDAARIKTGKEFSLIRKRGRLYRTPHFLVYTLKNPSGQGRLGLTVSRKVGNAIRRNRVKRVLRECFRLYLRHQVGGYDVSIIARPGAHLLSLAQVLEEMQGRFGG, encoded by the coding sequence GTGGATAAGGCGAGACGTTTTGCGCTGCCCGACGCGGCACGTATCAAAACCGGAAAAGAGTTTTCTCTTATTCGTAAGCGGGGGCGTTTGTATCGAACGCCCCACTTTCTTGTCTATACCTTGAAAAATCCCTCCGGTCAGGGCCGACTGGGTCTCACCGTCAGCCGCAAGGTCGGCAACGCGATTCGGCGCAATCGGGTCAAACGGGTGTTGCGGGAATGCTTTCGCCTTTATCTGCGTCACCAGGTGGGGGGCTACGATGTGTCGATTATCGCGCGACCGGGAGCCCACCTCCTGAGTCTTGCACAGGTCCTTGAGGAAATGCAGGGGCGGTTCGGCGGGTGA
- the rsmG gene encoding 16S rRNA (guanine(527)-N(7))-methyltransferase RsmG translates to MAELNVLAAQLAHLGLDILPEHQEQLLRFQRELLSWNRKFNLTAIRDQAQSIEKHLVDSLTPLPLLEGSRRLLDLGSGPGLPAIPLKIVRPALGIVSVEAQEKKILFQRHVARLLGLRDFTPVRARIEEFGKDAAQGGAYDLVIARALARTEQLLAWAAPFLAGGGRLIAMKAQEEDGNLAQLATLSGFEWTERSELLLPASGAQRRLDVFTRVG, encoded by the coding sequence ATGGCTGAGCTTAATGTGCTTGCCGCGCAATTGGCGCACCTGGGTTTGGATATCTTGCCTGAGCACCAGGAGCAGTTACTGCGCTTTCAGCGCGAACTGCTGAGCTGGAACCGCAAATTCAATCTCACAGCGATCAGGGATCAGGCGCAAAGCATTGAAAAGCACCTGGTAGATTCCCTTACCCCCCTGCCTTTGCTCGAAGGGAGCCGCCGGCTTCTCGACCTGGGTTCCGGCCCTGGCTTGCCGGCCATTCCCCTCAAAATCGTTCGCCCGGCCCTCGGTATTGTTTCGGTGGAGGCGCAGGAGAAAAAGATCCTCTTTCAGCGCCATGTCGCCCGCCTTCTCGGCTTGCGGGATTTTACCCCGGTGCGCGCGCGGATCGAGGAGTTTGGCAAGGATGCGGCCCAGGGCGGCGCCTACGACCTGGTGATCGCGCGCGCCCTGGCGCGCACGGAACAGCTTCTGGCCTGGGCGGCACCTTTTCTTGCTGGGGGGGGACGCCTGATTGCCATGAAGGCTCAGGAGGAGGATGGGAATCTTGCGCAACTGGCAACCCTCAGCGGCTTTGAATGGACGGAGCGCAGTGAACTGCTGCTTCCCGCTAGCGGTGCGCAGCGGCGTTTGGATGTTTTTACGCGGGTTGGGTAA
- the dnaA gene encoding chromosomal replication initiator protein DnaA encodes MDRLWQEALEHIKESLSPQLFSTWIKPIRFVRADKSMVYLQVPNRFFLDWIRDNYVARIEQALSTLGAVDYQVILEVGKPENSSDQAENPEPPAAPAREILAQKKPEFFPSNLNPRYVFNDFVSGSSNQFAHAAAMAVANNPATTYNPLFIYGGVGLGKTHLVNAIGNAILKKNPDMRVCYYASEKFMNELINSLRYARMDEFRNKFRSMDVLLIDDVQFIAGKERTQEEFFHTFNALYEAHKQIVVTSDKFPKDIPGLEERLRSRFEWGLIADIQAPDIETKQAILKMKAEKNAITLPEDVAYFLSNSVTSNVRELEGFLIRLGAYASLTSTPITLEMAREVLKDILVEKNRELTVEEIQKTVAAHFNIKMADLKSPKRLKALVLPRQIAMYLARNLTSLSFPEIGERFGGKDHSTIIHAIKKIDKCQEEDFQLRAVIDSLKNTLTR; translated from the coding sequence ATGGACCGACTCTGGCAAGAAGCTCTCGAACATATCAAGGAATCCCTGAGCCCTCAATTGTTCTCGACCTGGATCAAGCCGATTCGCTTTGTGCGCGCGGATAAATCCATGGTCTATCTCCAGGTTCCCAACCGCTTTTTTCTCGATTGGATCCGCGACAATTATGTCGCACGCATCGAGCAGGCGCTCTCGACTTTAGGGGCGGTGGATTATCAGGTCATCCTCGAGGTGGGCAAGCCGGAAAATTCCAGCGACCAGGCTGAGAATCCCGAGCCGCCCGCCGCCCCGGCCAGGGAAATACTCGCTCAGAAAAAACCGGAATTTTTTCCCTCCAACCTCAATCCACGCTACGTCTTCAACGACTTCGTGTCCGGGTCGTCCAATCAATTCGCCCATGCCGCGGCCATGGCCGTGGCCAACAACCCGGCGACCACCTATAATCCTCTCTTCATTTATGGCGGCGTCGGTTTGGGTAAAACCCATCTGGTCAACGCTATCGGCAACGCTATTTTAAAGAAGAACCCGGACATGCGGGTGTGCTACTACGCCTCAGAAAAGTTCATGAACGAGTTGATCAACTCGCTGCGCTATGCGCGCATGGACGAATTCCGCAATAAATTCAGATCCATGGACGTTCTGCTCATCGACGATGTGCAGTTCATCGCCGGCAAGGAACGTACCCAGGAGGAGTTCTTCCACACCTTCAACGCCCTCTACGAAGCGCACAAGCAGATCGTTGTCACCTCGGATAAATTTCCCAAGGATATTCCCGGGTTGGAAGAACGCCTGCGCTCGCGATTCGAGTGGGGCCTGATCGCCGACATCCAGGCCCCGGATATTGAAACCAAACAGGCGATTCTTAAGATGAAAGCGGAAAAAAACGCCATCACCCTGCCTGAGGACGTGGCCTATTTTTTATCCAATTCAGTCACCAGCAACGTACGTGAGTTGGAAGGATTTTTGATTCGCCTCGGCGCCTACGCCAGCCTGACTTCCACCCCTATCACCCTGGAGATGGCGCGCGAGGTGCTCAAGGATATTCTGGTGGAAAAAAACCGTGAACTGACCGTGGAGGAAATCCAAAAAACGGTGGCGGCCCATTTCAACATCAAAATGGCCGACCTTAAATCCCCAAAACGCCTCAAGGCCCTGGTCCTGCCCCGTCAGATCGCCATGTACCTGGCCCGGAATCTGACCTCCTTGTCCTTTCCGGAAATCGGCGAGCGCTTCGGCGGCAAGGATCACTCCACCATCATCCACGCCATTAAAAAAATCGATAAGTGCCAGGAGGAGGATTTTCAGTTGCGCGCGGTCATTGATTCCTTGAAAAATACCCTGACGCGCTAG
- the yidC gene encoding membrane protein insertase YidC — protein sequence MENKNTLIAILLMLVVWIGFTVLYPPPTAPPVTDEDSVVASAETRAEAPDRSLAPVDGIAPLDPPAVARILEVVTDKVRMEIEEHTATIRRIELLQYQETMAADASPVVVLDTLGITRGTLQLGGTDGFSGANQATFSLVDRPGDTLRLAAGESRELVFQGQITDGVVVRKIITLSGDSYQVPVSVELVHQGASPLSGNISLTLVQPWDESMAGTMYEFVGPSTHAGGKKRKDKVDDLRRGESIYTQDVLWTGFEKKYFFNGLVTLDQGAERARVFRVNDVIGNSLVTPYQTLQPGERMEFEFFAFFGPKDFNLLQSLGHQLSDAVDFGFFGFLARPLLHVLVFFNGFLHNFGLAIILLTVIIKILFWPLTQKSFNSMKAMQKLQPEMQKLREKYKEDKQRMNLELMNLYKEHRVNPLGGCLPMLVQIPVFFALYKVLMVSIEMRHAHFFLWITDLSAKDPFYVTPLLMGASMFLQQKLTPTTLDPIQAKIFLAMPIIFTVLFLNFPAGLVLYWLVNNVLTIGQQVMIHRKK from the coding sequence ATGGAAAATAAAAATACCCTGATCGCCATCCTCCTGATGCTCGTTGTGTGGATCGGTTTTACCGTTCTCTACCCGCCACCAACGGCGCCGCCCGTGACTGATGAGGACTCTGTCGTCGCTTCTGCCGAAACGCGTGCCGAGGCTCCTGATCGTTCCTTGGCGCCGGTGGATGGCATTGCGCCCCTGGACCCACCGGCCGTGGCTCGGATACTTGAGGTCGTCACCGACAAGGTGCGCATGGAGATTGAGGAGCATACCGCCACCATTCGGCGCATCGAGTTGCTTCAATATCAGGAAACCATGGCTGCCGATGCTTCTCCGGTGGTGGTCCTCGATACGCTGGGAATCACCCGCGGGACCTTGCAACTCGGCGGTACCGATGGATTCAGCGGCGCTAACCAGGCGACTTTCTCCCTGGTCGATCGGCCCGGGGACACCCTGCGGCTTGCCGCCGGGGAGAGCCGGGAACTGGTGTTTCAGGGCCAAATCACCGATGGGGTCGTGGTACGCAAGATTATTACCCTGTCCGGAGATTCCTATCAGGTTCCCGTATCCGTCGAGCTCGTTCATCAGGGCGCCTCACCCCTCTCCGGAAATATATCCCTGACCCTGGTGCAGCCCTGGGATGAGAGCATGGCCGGTACCATGTATGAGTTTGTCGGTCCCAGCACCCATGCCGGAGGGAAAAAACGCAAAGACAAGGTTGACGATCTGCGCCGCGGCGAATCCATCTATACCCAGGATGTGTTGTGGACCGGGTTCGAGAAGAAATACTTCTTCAACGGACTGGTGACTTTGGACCAGGGCGCCGAGCGCGCGCGGGTCTTTCGTGTCAACGATGTGATCGGCAATTCCCTGGTGACGCCCTATCAAACCCTGCAGCCAGGCGAGAGAATGGAGTTTGAGTTTTTCGCCTTTTTTGGCCCCAAGGACTTCAATCTGCTTCAATCCCTCGGCCATCAACTCAGCGATGCCGTCGACTTCGGCTTTTTTGGCTTTCTAGCGCGTCCCTTGCTGCATGTCCTGGTGTTCTTTAACGGCTTTTTGCACAATTTCGGGCTGGCCATCATTTTGCTGACGGTCATCATCAAGATTCTTTTCTGGCCGCTGACGCAAAAAAGTTTCAACTCCATGAAGGCCATGCAGAAACTGCAGCCCGAGATGCAGAAACTGCGCGAAAAATACAAGGAAGATAAGCAGCGCATGAACCTGGAGCTGATGAACCTCTATAAGGAGCATCGGGTCAATCCCCTCGGCGGCTGCCTGCCCATGTTGGTACAGATTCCGGTCTTTTTCGCCCTCTACAAGGTCTTGATGGTCTCCATCGAAATGCGCCACGCTCATTTCTTTTTGTGGATTACCGACCTCTCGGCCAAGGATCCGTTTTACGTTACGCCGCTGCTCATGGGCGCCTCCATGTTCCTGCAGCAAAAGCTGACCCCCACTACCCTGGACCCGATTCAGGCGAAGATTTTTCTGGCCATGCCCATCATCTTCACCGTGTTGTTCCTGAATTTCCCCGCAGGGTTGGTTCTTTACTGGCTGGTCAATAATGTTTTGACCATCGGACAGCAGGTCATGATTCATCGGAAGAAATAA
- a CDS encoding ParB/RepB/Spo0J family partition protein: MAKRPALGRGMGALLGSAASPPERKYFHCPLEELRPHAGQPRKSFNDAKMEELVASIREKGIIQPLVVRRQEDHYQIIAGERRWRAAQKAGLTEVPVVIQDVSEDWALEMALIENIQREDLNPIEEAEAYRNLVSNFDLTQEEVARRVGKDRSSVANAMRLLRLPEAVRGDLLANRLSMGHARALLALDSDEDILEANQELQRKNLSVREVEALVKRIKSFGLTPPKTARGNATDPQLEKLAEGLKEVLGARVRIAAQGKKGGRIEISYQSAEDLQRLTGLLGLSGSDD; encoded by the coding sequence ATGGCCAAGCGACCGGCATTGGGACGAGGCATGGGCGCGTTGCTGGGCTCGGCGGCCAGCCCTCCGGAACGAAAATATTTCCATTGCCCCCTGGAGGAACTGCGGCCCCACGCGGGCCAGCCGCGCAAGAGCTTCAATGACGCCAAAATGGAGGAACTGGTCGCCTCCATTCGCGAAAAGGGCATCATCCAGCCCCTGGTGGTGCGGCGTCAGGAGGATCATTATCAAATCATAGCCGGGGAGCGACGCTGGCGCGCGGCACAGAAAGCCGGCCTCACCGAAGTCCCCGTGGTGATTCAGGACGTCTCCGAGGACTGGGCGTTGGAGATGGCCCTGATCGAGAACATCCAGCGCGAGGACCTTAATCCCATCGAGGAGGCCGAGGCTTACCGCAACCTGGTGAGCAATTTCGACTTGACCCAGGAAGAGGTGGCGCGCCGGGTCGGCAAGGACCGCTCCTCGGTGGCCAATGCCATGCGTCTACTGCGTCTGCCCGAAGCGGTGCGCGGGGATCTGCTCGCCAACCGGCTGAGCATGGGGCATGCCCGGGCCCTGCTGGCACTCGACAGCGACGAGGATATTCTTGAAGCCAACCAGGAGTTACAGCGCAAGAACCTCTCGGTGCGCGAGGTCGAGGCGCTGGTCAAGCGCATTAAGTCCTTTGGCCTCACCCCCCCAAAAACCGCCCGCGGCAACGCAACGGATCCACAGTTGGAAAAACTCGCCGAGGGTCTCAAGGAGGTGCTCGGCGCCCGAGTGCGCATTGCCGCGCAAGGCAAAAAGGGCGGCCGGATCGAGATATCCTATCAATCCGCCGAGGATCTCCAGCGCCTGACCGGCCTGCTTGGGCTCTCCGGCAGCGACGACTGA
- a CDS encoding bactofilin family protein, whose translation MPTPLEKSDIKAFLGPGSQFEGKLAFTEIVRLDGLFRGEISSKDTLIVGQTGELQAEIKVGTLILSGKLKGNVTAAARVELRAPAEVEGNIATPLLTVEEGVIFNGSLEMVKNSPEPAKKG comes from the coding sequence GTGCCGACACCACTGGAAAAGAGCGACATCAAGGCTTTTTTGGGCCCAGGCAGCCAGTTCGAGGGAAAGTTGGCGTTCACGGAAATCGTGCGCCTTGATGGGCTGTTTCGGGGCGAAATCAGCAGCAAGGACACTCTGATCGTCGGGCAGACCGGCGAGTTGCAGGCCGAAATCAAGGTCGGCACCCTGATCCTCAGCGGCAAGCTCAAGGGCAACGTTACCGCCGCCGCACGGGTGGAATTGCGCGCGCCGGCCGAGGTCGAGGGCAATATCGCCACCCCCTTGCTCACCGTTGAGGAAGGGGTGATCTTCAACGGCAGCCTGGAAATGGTGAAAAATTCCCCGGAACCGGCCAAGAAAGGCTGA
- the rpmH gene encoding 50S ribosomal protein L34, whose product MSKRTYQPSRIRRKRTHGFRKRMLTSKGQQVLKRRRAKGRHRLVVEIPKK is encoded by the coding sequence ATGTCCAAGCGTACCTATCAGCCGAGTCGCATTCGGCGCAAAAGAACCCATGGTTTCCGCAAGCGGATGCTGACCAGCAAGGGCCAGCAAGTCCTGAAGCGCCGTCGCGCCAAGGGCCGTCATCGTCTGGTGGTGGAGATTCCCAAGAAGTAG
- a CDS encoding ParA family protein has protein sequence MAKIIAIANQKGGVGKTTTAVNLAASLAAAEKRTLLVDMDPQANACTGLGIDKSRLNATVYHALLGEVDTREIILPTDLDLLRVLPSNTDLIGAEIELVTALAREVKLKSALEPLRNDFDFMVIDCPPSLGLLTVNALTAADSVLVPLQCEFYAMEGLSQLMNTIRIIKAQLNPRLAIHGILLTMFDGRNNLSHQVSEEIRTHFDGKVFHTVIPRNVRLSEAPSHGLPVLLYDVNSKGTAAYLDLAREIIGMGG, from the coding sequence ATGGCCAAGATCATAGCGATCGCCAACCAAAAGGGGGGCGTCGGCAAGACCACCACCGCAGTCAATCTGGCCGCCTCCTTGGCGGCTGCGGAAAAGCGCACCTTGCTGGTGGACATGGATCCCCAGGCCAATGCCTGCACCGGGCTTGGCATCGACAAGTCGCGCCTCAATGCCACGGTCTATCATGCCCTGCTCGGTGAGGTGGATACTCGCGAGATTATCTTGCCCACCGATTTGGACCTCTTGCGGGTGTTGCCTTCCAACACCGATCTGATCGGGGCGGAGATTGAACTGGTGACCGCCCTGGCGCGCGAGGTCAAGCTCAAGAGCGCTCTGGAGCCCCTGCGCAACGATTTCGATTTCATGGTCATCGATTGCCCACCGTCCCTGGGCTTGCTGACGGTCAACGCCCTGACCGCGGCGGATTCGGTTCTGGTGCCTCTGCAGTGCGAGTTCTACGCCATGGAGGGGCTGTCCCAATTGATGAACACCATTCGCATCATCAAGGCCCAGCTCAATCCTCGCCTAGCCATTCACGGAATTTTGCTGACCATGTTCGATGGGCGCAACAACCTCTCCCATCAGGTCTCCGAGGAGATCCGTACCCACTTCGACGGCAAGGTTTTCCACACCGTTATCCCGCGCAACGTGCGCCTCTCAGAAGCGCCCAGTCATGGTCTGCCAGTGCTGCTCTACGATGTGAATTCAAAGGGCACCGCCGCCTATCTGGACTTGGCGCGCGAAATCATCGGCATGGGAGGCTAG